TCGAACACCTTCGCAAAGCCAGTGTTGATCAAATCTGCGATGTCAAGGGCATCGGCCCTAAAATGGCCGAGCGCCTGCACGCCTTCCTGCACCAGACCCCATCCGTATCCCCGGCAGCGTGCGATTCTTCTTCAGATTCTCCCCCCGATCCGCTTCCGCTACCCCCACGCAAGGGGTGAAGTGGTGGGTTTTGTTGTTTTTGAGTCGATCCTTCGATTTGCAATGACAGGAAGAGAAGGGGCTGTGGTTGGGGCTGAAGGTGTGCCCGATT
This Puniceicoccaceae bacterium DNA region includes the following protein-coding sequences:
- a CDS encoding helix-hairpin-helix domain-containing protein, with the protein product RDEAHRFANTFKAELRSKKIRESVLDEFPGLGRVRKQDLMTHFRSIEHLRKASVDQICDVKGIGPKMAERLHAFLHQTPSVSPAACDSSSDSPPDPLPLPPRKG